A region from the Inhella inkyongensis genome encodes:
- a CDS encoding MFS transporter — protein sequence MLPNLLATRNGRLAAFFSLYVTEGIPLGFAITAIATYLRRLGVGPAEIGAFVGSFYVPWAFKWAFGPLVDVFRSQRWGHRRAWILGTQLMMALTLASLVFLDLPRQLGLFTAILLVHNTFSAMQDVAIDSLACNTLREDERGLGNGMMFAGAAIGQAIGGSGVLFLTPYTGFQPTFFFVAGAILAVSTFIVLPMKEAVVVAAAGLTTEAAGALNNAQRGLRHALGEMKAFSVEAFRSFLGTRGAYAGLWSSLLPAGAMSLGLALQSNLAVELGQNDEQVATLQLWSNVLSAAAMILGGWMSDRLGRRLTLSIFFALMSVPVLYLAQVLQAHGYVMPRTEATRGFIDPALISALWVCTLAYNVAMGLEYGVRQANLMDVTNPKVAATQFTAYMAMSNLAIAVSATWQGQAIEAFGYPITLTLDAFVGLLVIGTVPLLKPAQPGEPERSVERATTLCRILALLCASWLPYQLWGEHLGGAQEIVGIFYTLIFVGGALVLLAGTAIVPRSALTRATPWLALALLALYARRWLPAGPELIAATSAVALAGAAALWVMARQDWAALRR from the coding sequence ATGCTCCCCAATCTGCTCGCCACCCGAAACGGCCGCCTCGCGGCCTTTTTTTCGCTCTATGTGACCGAAGGCATCCCGCTGGGTTTTGCCATCACCGCCATCGCCACCTATTTGCGCCGGCTGGGTGTGGGGCCGGCCGAGATCGGCGCCTTCGTGGGGTCCTTCTATGTGCCCTGGGCCTTCAAATGGGCGTTCGGGCCCTTGGTGGACGTGTTCCGTTCGCAGCGCTGGGGCCACCGGCGCGCCTGGATCTTGGGCACCCAGCTGATGATGGCGCTCACCCTGGCGTCGCTGGTGTTTCTGGACCTGCCGCGCCAGCTCGGGCTGTTCACGGCCATCTTGCTGGTGCACAACACCTTTTCGGCCATGCAGGACGTGGCCATCGACTCCCTGGCCTGCAACACCTTGCGCGAGGACGAGCGCGGTCTGGGCAACGGCATGATGTTCGCGGGCGCCGCCATCGGCCAGGCCATCGGCGGCTCGGGCGTGCTGTTCCTGACGCCCTACACAGGCTTTCAGCCCACCTTCTTCTTTGTGGCGGGCGCCATCCTGGCGGTCAGCACCTTCATCGTGCTGCCGATGAAGGAGGCGGTGGTGGTGGCCGCCGCTGGGTTGACCACTGAGGCGGCTGGCGCGCTGAACAACGCCCAGCGCGGCCTGCGCCACGCACTGGGCGAGATGAAGGCCTTCTCGGTTGAGGCCTTCCGTTCATTCCTGGGTACGCGCGGCGCCTATGCCGGCCTGTGGTCCAGCCTGCTGCCGGCCGGGGCCATGTCCCTGGGGCTGGCGCTGCAGTCCAATCTGGCGGTGGAGCTGGGGCAGAACGATGAGCAGGTTGCGACGCTGCAGCTGTGGTCCAACGTGCTGAGCGCGGCCGCCATGATTCTGGGCGGCTGGATGTCCGACCGCCTGGGCCGGCGCCTGACCCTGAGCATCTTTTTTGCGCTGATGAGCGTGCCGGTGCTCTATCTGGCCCAGGTGCTGCAGGCCCATGGCTATGTGATGCCGCGCACCGAGGCCACGCGCGGCTTCATCGACCCCGCACTCATCAGCGCACTCTGGGTCTGCACCCTGGCCTACAACGTGGCCATGGGCTTGGAATACGGCGTGCGCCAGGCGAATTTGATGGACGTGACCAATCCCAAGGTGGCCGCCACGCAGTTCACCGCCTATATGGCCATGTCCAACCTGGCCATTGCGGTCTCGGCCACCTGGCAGGGTCAGGCCATCGAGGCCTTTGGCTACCCCATCACGCTGACGCTTGATGCCTTTGTGGGCCTGTTGGTCATCGGCACGGTGCCGCTGCTCAAGCCGGCCCAGCCGGGCGAGCCCGAGCGCTCGGTGGAGCGCGCCACCACCCTGTGCCGCATCTTGGCCCTGCTGTGTGCCAGTTGGCTGCCCTACCAGCTCTGGGGCGAGCACCTGGGCGGGGCTCAAGAGATCGTCGGCATCTTCTACACCCTGATTTTTGTGGGTGGCGCCCTGGTGCTGCTGGCGGGCACGGCCATCGTGCCGCGCAGTGCGCTCACCCGTGCCACCCCCTGGCTGGCGCTGGCGCTGCTGGCGCTTTACGCCCGGCGTTGGCTGCCGGCGGGGCCAGAGTTGATCGCGGCCACCAGCGCCGTGGCCCTGGCCGGTGCGGCCGCCCTGTGGGTGATGGCGCGCCAGGACTGGGCCGCCCTGCGCCGCTGA
- a CDS encoding NUDIX hydrolase — MRPLPDQALSLLMAHCATHTEQAPRLQRLRSWLEERGSAGADLAARSHWPAHLTVSALAWEGERVLLIHHRASGLWLPPGGHLEATDLSLQAGALRELQEETGLCVEPEGLELPEMELRASEVLDIDSHPIAARADKGEPAHWHHDFLFLVQLQGMTPAFEPQPQWAEVAGARWLTRAEALRLGNARLSRALQGLPRTTT; from the coding sequence ATGAGGCCCCTCCCCGACCAAGCCCTGAGCCTGTTGATGGCGCACTGCGCGACGCACACCGAGCAGGCGCCGCGCCTGCAACGCCTGCGCAGCTGGTTGGAGGAGCGCGGCTCGGCCGGGGCCGATTTGGCAGCCCGCAGTCATTGGCCCGCCCACCTCACCGTCAGCGCCCTGGCCTGGGAGGGTGAGCGGGTGCTGCTGATCCATCACCGTGCCTCGGGTCTGTGGTTGCCGCCCGGGGGGCATTTGGAGGCCACGGACCTGAGCCTGCAGGCCGGCGCGCTGCGCGAGTTGCAGGAAGAGACCGGGCTGTGTGTCGAGCCCGAGGGCTTGGAGCTGCCGGAGATGGAACTGCGGGCGAGCGAAGTGCTCGACATCGACAGCCACCCGATTGCGGCCCGCGCGGACAAGGGCGAGCCCGCCCATTGGCATCACGACTTCCTGTTCCTGGTTCAGTTGCAGGGCATGACCCCGGCCTTTGAGCCGCAACCGCAGTGGGCCGAGGTGGCGGGCGCGCGCTGGCTGACCCGCGCCGAGGCCCTGCGCCTGGGCAATGCCCGGCTCAGCCGGGCATTGCAAGGCTTGCCCCGGACAACTACCTGA
- the pbpC gene encoding penicillin-binding protein 1C — translation MSLRRRTELLLAGLLTLVLALDLLFPPPLPQGNLQGLVVLAVDGTPLRAWPSADGAWRHPITPAEVSPLYLEALLGFEDQAFHWHPGVNPWALARAGWQWAKSGRIVSGGSTLTMQVARILEPRLSERSLRAKGLQILRALQLELRLSKREILTLYLNHAPMGGIVEGVEMASRLYLGRPSRQLSHAEAALLAALPRAPSRLRPDRAPQAAQAARDRVLVRLAEQGVWSAAMVQDAQLERVAAAPSNQRLSERWLAPLAAERLRQQASEPERHAGRLLSTLQPELQAGLQTLLADRAGQLPPKVSMAALVMDNDSLAVQAYAGSADFADSERAAHVDMVRGVRSPGSTLKPFLYALALDEGLIHSESLLVDAPQSFSGYAPGNFQADFSGPVSAADALRRSLNVPAVDLLDRLGPARFAAHLRQGGLRLRFPKVAAGSAEPANLSLILGGGGTTLEELVGAYRALARGGLAGQPRLHPEAPRREARLMSEGAAYLVREILETGGQPGRPLQGRARRLAWKTGTSFGFRDAWAIGVTERYTVGVWVGRPDGTPNPGHFGANTAAPLLHELLALLPDAEGPRRAPPASLSQARICWPLGGRAESTAPAHCLQERSAWLLEHSAPPTLPDRLDSSPLLQQTPCGERLRWPLALSPWVEPATPCGAQAQAFSPAWELQGLEEGQRLRAAPGQGGVQIELRTLGGGDQTLYWLLNGRLVAQQPAHQSLRLRVPPGEQQLTVMDGAGRFVRRRFNVG, via the coding sequence GTGAGCTTGAGGCGGCGCACCGAACTGCTGCTGGCGGGTCTGCTGACCCTGGTGCTGGCGCTGGACCTGCTGTTTCCGCCGCCGCTGCCGCAGGGAAACTTGCAAGGCTTGGTGGTGCTGGCGGTGGATGGCACGCCGCTGCGCGCCTGGCCCAGCGCCGATGGCGCTTGGCGCCATCCCATCACGCCGGCCGAGGTCAGTCCGCTCTACCTGGAGGCCCTGCTGGGCTTTGAAGACCAGGCCTTCCACTGGCATCCGGGCGTCAACCCCTGGGCGCTGGCGCGCGCGGGTTGGCAGTGGGCCAAGAGCGGCCGCATCGTCTCGGGCGGCTCCACGCTGACGATGCAGGTGGCGCGCATCCTGGAGCCGCGTTTGAGCGAACGCAGCCTGCGTGCCAAGGGCCTGCAGATCCTGCGCGCGCTGCAGCTTGAATTGCGCCTGTCCAAGCGCGAGATCCTCACCCTCTACCTCAACCACGCCCCCATGGGCGGCATCGTCGAAGGGGTGGAGATGGCCAGCCGCCTCTACCTGGGGCGGCCCAGTCGCCAGCTGAGCCACGCCGAGGCCGCGCTGCTGGCCGCCTTGCCCCGTGCCCCGTCGCGCCTGCGGCCCGACCGCGCCCCCCAAGCCGCCCAAGCCGCCCGCGACCGTGTGCTGGTGCGCCTGGCCGAGCAAGGCGTGTGGAGCGCCGCGATGGTTCAGGACGCTCAGCTCGAACGCGTGGCCGCCGCCCCCAGCAACCAGCGCCTGAGCGAGCGTTGGTTGGCGCCGCTGGCGGCCGAACGCCTGCGCCAACAAGCCAGCGAGCCCGAGCGCCATGCCGGGCGCCTGCTCAGCACCTTGCAGCCCGAACTGCAGGCCGGCCTGCAGACCCTGCTGGCCGACCGCGCCGGTCAGCTGCCGCCCAAGGTCTCGATGGCGGCCCTGGTGATGGATAACGACAGCCTGGCCGTGCAGGCCTATGCCGGCAGCGCTGACTTTGCCGACTCCGAGCGCGCCGCCCATGTGGACATGGTGCGCGGCGTGCGCTCGCCCGGCAGCACGCTCAAGCCTTTTCTCTACGCGCTGGCCCTGGACGAAGGCCTGATCCACAGCGAGAGCCTGCTGGTCGATGCGCCGCAGAGCTTTAGCGGCTACGCGCCCGGCAACTTTCAGGCTGATTTTTCAGGGCCGGTGAGCGCGGCCGATGCCTTGCGCCGCTCGCTCAATGTGCCGGCGGTGGACTTGCTGGACCGGCTGGGGCCGGCCCGCTTTGCGGCGCATCTGCGCCAGGGGGGGCTGCGCCTGCGGTTCCCGAAAGTCGCGGCCGGCAGCGCCGAGCCCGCCAACCTCAGCCTGATCCTCGGCGGGGGTGGCACCACCCTGGAAGAGTTGGTGGGGGCCTACCGCGCCTTGGCACGCGGGGGGCTGGCCGGCCAGCCGCGCCTGCACCCCGAGGCGCCGCGCCGCGAGGCCCGGCTGATGAGCGAGGGCGCGGCCTATCTGGTGCGCGAGATCCTGGAAACCGGCGGACAGCCCGGCCGTCCGCTGCAGGGCAGAGCGCGCCGGCTGGCCTGGAAGACCGGCACCAGCTTCGGCTTTCGCGATGCCTGGGCCATTGGGGTCACCGAGCGCTACACGGTGGGGGTGTGGGTCGGCCGGCCCGACGGCACGCCCAACCCCGGTCACTTCGGCGCCAACACCGCCGCGCCCTTGCTGCACGAGCTCCTGGCCCTGTTGCCCGATGCCGAAGGCCCGCGCCGCGCACCGCCCGCTTCGCTGAGCCAGGCCCGCATCTGCTGGCCGCTGGGGGGGCGGGCCGAAAGCACGGCGCCGGCCCACTGTCTGCAAGAGCGCAGCGCCTGGCTGCTGGAGCACAGCGCCCCACCCACCTTGCCGGACCGTCTGGACTCCAGCCCCTTGCTCCAGCAGACCCCCTGCGGCGAACGCCTGCGCTGGCCCCTGGCCCTGAGCCCCTGGGTGGAGCCCGCAACGCCTTGCGGCGCGCAGGCCCAGGCCTTCAGCCCGGCCTGGGAACTGCAAGGCCTTGAAGAGGGCCAGCGCCTGCGCGCCGCGCCGGGGCAGGGCGGGGTG
- a CDS encoding MFS transporter, whose translation MRLPNLLASRKGRFAAFFALYMTEGIPLGFAATAVAYYLRKLGVGPAEIGAFVGSFYLPWAFKWAFGPLVDVFRSQRFGHRRAWILGTQLIMAATLAVLVLVKLPEQLWLFTAILLVHNTFAAMQDVAIDALACNTLREDERGLANGMMFAGAAIGQAVGGSGVLFLTPYIGFQPTFFLVALAILAVTSFVVLPMKEAVIAAAGEAISTQAQALGQAAGGLRRAATEMRGFAIESFRAFLSTRGAFAGVWFALLPAGAMSLGLALRSNLSAELGLDEHTTAQLELWSNIISAAGMVAGGWLSDKLGRRRTLFVYLALMSLPVAWLAWRLQSLGYVMPRTPGTSGALDPALAASLWTATLIYNLFLGLMYGTRSAAMMDVTNPKVAATQFTAYMALMNLAIAYSATWQGLAVEALGYPKTLFIDACIGLLTLAVLPLLKPAQADSERAGAAARRAKIVAGCLAGVCLAWWPFAHAGEALGAARSVINTFFTLGFVASGLVLLAAAALLPRSAANRLGPWVALGLLLAYARNFSAGLAGLLGLEVAQMHTLLQGFTLSVATLGALLLARLAVQPWDELR comes from the coding sequence ATGCGCCTGCCCAATCTGCTCGCCTCCCGCAAGGGCCGCTTCGCGGCCTTTTTTGCGCTCTACATGACCGAGGGCATTCCGCTCGGATTTGCGGCCACGGCGGTGGCCTACTACCTGCGCAAGTTGGGCGTGGGGCCGGCCGAAATTGGCGCCTTCGTCGGTTCCTTCTATTTGCCCTGGGCCTTCAAGTGGGCCTTCGGCCCGCTGGTGGATGTGTTTCGCTCCCAGCGCTTCGGGCATCGGCGTGCCTGGATCCTGGGCACGCAGCTCATCATGGCGGCCACGCTGGCGGTGCTGGTGCTGGTCAAGCTGCCCGAGCAGCTTTGGCTTTTCACCGCCATCCTGCTGGTGCACAACACCTTTGCCGCCATGCAGGACGTGGCCATCGACGCGCTGGCCTGCAACACCTTGCGCGAGGACGAACGCGGCCTGGCCAACGGCATGATGTTTGCCGGTGCCGCCATCGGCCAGGCGGTCGGCGGCTCGGGCGTGCTTTTCCTCACCCCGTACATCGGCTTTCAGCCCACCTTCTTTCTGGTGGCGCTGGCCATCCTGGCAGTCACATCGTTTGTGGTGCTGCCGATGAAGGAAGCCGTCATCGCCGCCGCTGGCGAAGCGATCTCGACCCAGGCCCAAGCCTTGGGCCAGGCCGCGGGAGGGTTGCGTCGGGCTGCGACCGAGATGCGCGGCTTTGCCATCGAGTCCTTCCGAGCCTTCCTCAGCACGCGCGGCGCTTTTGCGGGGGTCTGGTTTGCGCTCTTGCCGGCCGGTGCGATGTCGCTGGGTCTGGCGCTGCGCTCCAACCTGTCAGCCGAACTGGGGCTGGATGAGCACACCACCGCGCAGCTGGAGCTGTGGTCCAACATCATTTCGGCCGCCGGCATGGTGGCGGGCGGCTGGCTGTCCGACAAGCTCGGCCGCCGCCGAACGCTTTTTGTCTACCTGGCGTTGATGAGCCTGCCGGTGGCATGGTTGGCCTGGCGCTTGCAGAGCCTGGGCTATGTGATGCCGCGCACCCCCGGGACGAGCGGCGCCCTGGACCCGGCGCTGGCCGCCTCGCTGTGGACGGCGACGCTGATCTACAACCTTTTCCTGGGCTTGATGTACGGCACGCGCTCGGCAGCCATGATGGATGTGACCAACCCCAAGGTCGCCGCCACCCAGTTCACCGCCTACATGGCGCTGATGAACCTGGCCATTGCCTACAGCGCCACCTGGCAGGGGCTGGCGGTCGAAGCCCTTGGGTATCCCAAGACTCTGTTCATCGATGCCTGCATCGGTTTGCTGACCCTGGCGGTGCTGCCCCTGCTCAAGCCTGCGCAGGCGGACAGCGAGCGCGCCGGTGCGGCGGCCCGGCGCGCCAAGATCGTGGCCGGCTGCCTGGCCGGCGTTTGTCTGGCCTGGTGGCCCTTTGCCCACGCGGGTGAGGCCCTGGGGGCGGCCCGTTCGGTCATCAACACCTTCTTCACGCTGGGCTTTGTGGCCTCCGGCCTTGTGCTGCTGGCAGCCGCAGCCTTGCTGCCGCGCTCCGCCGCCAACCGCCTGGGCCCCTGGGTGGCGCTGGGTCTGCTGTTGGCCTATGCCCGCAATTTCTCGGCCGGCTTGGCCGGATTGCTGGGCCTCGAAGTGGCGCAGATGCACACCCTGCTGCAGGGCTTCACGCTCAGCGTGGCGACTCTGGGGGCGCTGCTGCTGGCCCGGCTCGCGGTTCAGCCCTGGGACGAATTGCGCTGA